Proteins encoded together in one Campylobacter peloridis LMG 23910 window:
- the bioD gene encoding dethiobiotin synthase → MKIYISGIDTDVGKTYLSARICKELGFDYFKLIQAGTPKDSEMVAEFSPKTKIFKEGVFLKTPASPHKGRILENLNYKAFDIQIPQSEKLIIELAGGLFSPLDDEKTMIDYMSAFKHPTILVAKDYLGSINHTLLSIEALKQRDIKILALILETQDTFSKDFISNYAKIPIIEFDDKVCEKLSKILENLS, encoded by the coding sequence ATGAAAATATACATTAGCGGTATAGACACAGATGTTGGTAAAACTTATCTAAGTGCTAGAATTTGCAAGGAATTAGGATTTGATTATTTTAAGCTTATCCAAGCAGGCACGCCAAAAGATAGCGAGATGGTAGCTGAGTTTAGTCCAAAAACTAAGATTTTTAAAGAAGGCGTGTTTTTAAAAACCCCTGCTTCACCACACAAAGGCAGGATTTTAGAGAATTTAAACTATAAAGCTTTTGATATACAAATTCCACAAAGTGAAAAACTCATTATCGAGCTAGCTGGTGGGCTTTTTTCGCCCCTTGATGATGAAAAAACAATGATTGATTATATGAGTGCGTTTAAACATCCTACGATTTTAGTAGCAAAAGACTATCTAGGAAGTATCAATCACACGCTTTTAAGCATAGAAGCACTAAAACAAAGAGATATTAAAATCCTTGCTTTAATCTTAGAAACCCAAGATACTTTTAGCAAGGATTTTATAAGCAATTACGCTAAAATTCCCATCATAGAATTTGATGATAAAGTGTGCGAAAAACTTTCAAAAATCCTTGAAAATCTCTCTTAA
- a CDS encoding DMT family transporter, translating into MEWFFLFLATAFEIFGVIIMKQLVSTKNKLYLLALIVCFGFSFGFLSLSMQSIAMSVAYSIWTGAGTAGGVIVGVLFYKESKSFLKLFLIALIIACTVGLKILS; encoded by the coding sequence ATGGAATGGTTTTTTTTATTCTTAGCGACTGCTTTTGAAATTTTTGGTGTGATTATCATGAAGCAACTTGTAAGCACTAAAAATAAGCTTTATCTTTTAGCTTTGATAGTGTGTTTTGGTTTTTCTTTTGGATTTTTAAGTCTTAGTATGCAAAGCATTGCTATGAGTGTGGCTTATTCTATATGGACAGGAGCTGGAACTGCAGGTGGGGTTATCGTAGGGGTGCTTTTTTATAAAGAAAGCAAAAGCTTTTTAAAGCTTTTTTTGATTGCTCTTATCATTGCTTGTACCGTGGGTTTAAAAATACTTTCATAG
- a CDS encoding DMT family transporter has protein sequence MIEKTRISSNFGWFMVILGGLVECFWVSGLKYSTEIWHYALTAIGVCISFTCFLKACERLEVSIAYSVFVGIGTIGVVLNEMFIFNEPSSITKLTLIAILLLSIIGLKIISKEAK, from the coding sequence ATGATAGAAAAAACAAGAATAAGTTCTAATTTTGGTTGGTTTATGGTTATTTTGGGTGGTTTGGTTGAGTGTTTTTGGGTGAGTGGTTTAAAATACTCTACTGAAATTTGGCATTATGCTTTAACAGCCATTGGGGTTTGTATATCTTTTACATGTTTTTTAAAAGCTTGCGAAAGACTTGAAGTAAGCATTGCTTATAGTGTTTTTGTAGGTATTGGCACGATTGGAGTGGTGCTTAATGAGATGTTTATTTTCAATGAGCCAAGTTCTATTACCAAGCTTACTTTAATAGCTATTTTACTTTTAAGTATCATAGGCCTTAAAATCATTAGCAAGGAAGCTAAGTAA
- a CDS encoding isoaspartyl peptidase/L-asparaginase family protein, producing the protein MKFLAGSKKALLVLASLALLSSTSTLAKDFTPVIVIHGGTSGLGLTKEEFAKREKVMKESLKAGQKILENGGSSVDAVIAAIKVMEDSPEFNAGKGAVFTSDGYNELDASLMDGKNLKAGAVAMARTIKNPIEAARIVMEKTPHTLIAGEGADKLAKKHGLEIVGQKYFFTEHRYKQLQEAKKSKEVLLDSDKAKAHLGVSTEPYLGTVGAIALDKNGNLAAGTSTGGTTNKMTGRIGDSPIIGAGNYANNDSVAVSCTGTGDIYIRVAAAHEVASLYEYKKLPITKAAQETIKQVAELGGTGGIISIDKKGNVGYAWTKDKLGMYHGQARIGEEPKVFWPLGNN; encoded by the coding sequence ATGAAATTTTTAGCAGGTAGCAAAAAGGCTTTACTTGTTTTAGCAAGTTTAGCGCTTTTATCAAGCACAAGCACTTTGGCAAAAGATTTCACCCCTGTGATTGTAATCCATGGAGGAACAAGTGGCTTAGGACTTACAAAAGAGGAATTTGCCAAAAGAGAAAAGGTTATGAAAGAATCTTTAAAAGCGGGTCAAAAAATACTCGAAAATGGTGGTAGCTCAGTTGATGCAGTAATTGCAGCTATTAAAGTTATGGAAGATAGTCCTGAATTTAATGCTGGCAAAGGTGCTGTTTTTACCTCTGATGGATACAACGAACTTGATGCATCTTTAATGGATGGAAAGAATTTAAAAGCAGGTGCTGTTGCTATGGCAAGAACAATTAAAAATCCTATAGAAGCAGCAAGGATTGTTATGGAAAAAACACCTCATACTTTAATAGCAGGTGAAGGTGCTGATAAACTAGCAAAAAAACATGGCTTAGAAATAGTAGGCCAAAAATACTTCTTTACAGAACACAGATACAAACAACTTCAAGAAGCTAAAAAAAGCAAAGAAGTTTTATTAGATAGTGATAAAGCAAAAGCACATCTTGGAGTAAGCACAGAACCTTATTTAGGAACTGTTGGTGCTATAGCTTTAGACAAAAATGGGAATTTAGCAGCAGGAACAAGCACAGGTGGCACGACTAATAAAATGACTGGTCGTATAGGGGATTCTCCTATCATAGGAGCAGGAAATTATGCAAATAATGACTCAGTTGCAGTATCTTGCACAGGCACTGGTGATATTTATATAAGAGTTGCAGCAGCTCATGAAGTAGCTTCTTTATATGAGTATAAAAAACTTCCTATTACTAAAGCTGCACAAGAAACAATCAAACAAGTTGCTGAGCTTGGTGGAACTGGTGGAATTATCTCAATAGATAAAAAAGGTAATGTTGGTTATGCTTGGACAAAAGATAAGCTTGGAATGTATCATGGTCAAGCAAGAATTGGCGAAGAACCAAAAGTATTTTGGCCTCTTGGAAATAACTAG
- a CDS encoding Sua5 YciO YrdC YwlC family protein, whose product MIYLAQTDTTAGFLSKDLKALNSLKQRDINKACLITTAKFSELKKLTRVPNKFKNTIRKAKKTTFLYPNAKAIRVVKDCTHEKFLKEFDWLYSTSANLHEKKFDEKWAIQRADIVVDKVFFESSASKIFKLRGTRKIKLR is encoded by the coding sequence ATGATTTATCTAGCGCAAACTGATACAACAGCAGGGTTTTTAAGCAAGGACTTAAAAGCCCTAAATTCATTAAAACAAAGAGATATAAACAAAGCTTGTCTTATCACAACGGCTAAATTTAGTGAGCTTAAAAAACTTACAAGAGTGCCAAATAAATTCAAAAACACTATAAGAAAAGCCAAAAAAACCACTTTTTTATACCCAAATGCCAAAGCAATTCGCGTTGTAAAAGATTGTACTCATGAAAAATTTTTGAAAGAATTTGATTGGCTTTATTCTACTTCTGCAAACTTACATGAAAAAAAATTTGATGAAAAATGGGCTATACAAAGAGCTGATATAGTGGTTGATAAGGTTTTTTTTGAAAGCAGTGCCTCAAAAATTTTTAAATTAAGAGGCACTAGAAAAATTAAATTACGCTAG
- the carB gene encoding carbamoyl-phosphate synthase large subunit: MPKRTDIKNILLIGSGPIIIGQACEFDYSGTQAAKTLKELGYRVVLINSNPATIMTDPEFADATYIEPITKESILSIIKKEKIDAILPTMGGQVALNVAMEVYKSNELKDVKFLGANPKAIEKGEDRQVFKECMKKIGMDLPKSMYAYNYEEALKAVDEIGFPLMIRASFTLGGAGSGVVYNMDEFRELANSALALSPIHEILIEESLLGWKEYEMEVIRDKNDNCIIVCSIENVDPMGVHTGDSITIAPALTLTDKEYQAMRNASFAILREIGVDTGGSNVQFAINPVNGRMIVIEMNPRVSRSSALASKATGYPIAKVATLLAVGFSLDEIKNDITGTPASFEPAIDYIVTKIPRFTFEKFPSASTELGTAMKSVGEVMAIGRTFKESMQKALCSLERNLSGFDVINCDKNTLITKIRHANEKRLLYIAQAFREGFSTQELYELCKIDTWFLNQIKEIVDFEEKIDMDILSDKNLLRKAKTMGFSDKKIASLINQKDNLELSQNDIYYARIKHKIIAQYSEVDTCAGEFEALTPYLYSSINASELTQIKESKDKKEKKVMIIGGGPNRIGQGIEFDYACVHASFALKDMGVKTIMYNCNPETVSTDYDTSDVLYFEPIDFEHLRAVIDKEKPDGVIVHFGGQTPLKFAKRLSVFGAKIIGTNARVIDLAEDRKKFAKFVEDLGINQPKNSTATSVEEAVLKANEINYPVLVRPSYVLGGRAMRVVHDENELRLYMQEAVDVSDKSPVLIDQFLDNATELDVDAISDGKDVYIGGIMEHIEEAGIHSGDSACSLPTINISENMLELIEQKTKDIALNLGVIGLLNIQFAIHDNKLYMIEVNPRASRTVPFVSKATGIPLAKVATRVMWQGNLRESLSFYDSFKMVEEKNGILRAKKPKHISVKSVVFPFAKLSGSDLELGPEMRSTGEVMGVSKDFANSYAKSQLASSNFLPESGNVFLSLREQDKKYAVDLASEYIKLGFKIIATSGTYKILQEAGLECEFVHKISEGRPNVEDKLKNSQIQLAINTSDEHSFKGDTKKIRANILRFKTPYFTNLRAAYAGAKAIKAIQDQSYLEVKSLQEYLKA, translated from the coding sequence ATGCCAAAAAGAACAGATATAAAAAATATTTTATTAATAGGCAGTGGGCCTATAATTATAGGTCAAGCTTGTGAATTTGATTATTCTGGAACTCAAGCAGCAAAAACTTTAAAAGAATTAGGTTATAGAGTGGTTTTAATCAATTCAAACCCCGCTACGATAATGACAGATCCTGAATTTGCTGATGCAACTTATATAGAGCCAATTACCAAAGAAAGCATTTTAAGCATAATAAAAAAAGAAAAAATTGACGCGATTTTGCCTACTATGGGCGGACAAGTAGCGCTTAATGTGGCTATGGAAGTTTATAAAAGCAATGAGCTTAAAGATGTTAAATTCTTAGGGGCTAATCCAAAGGCTATTGAAAAAGGCGAGGATAGACAAGTTTTTAAAGAATGTATGAAAAAAATCGGTATGGATTTACCAAAGTCAATGTATGCGTATAATTACGAAGAAGCCTTAAAAGCAGTAGATGAAATAGGTTTTCCTTTGATGATTAGAGCTTCTTTTACCTTAGGGGGTGCTGGAAGTGGCGTGGTATATAATATGGATGAGTTTAGAGAACTTGCAAATTCAGCACTAGCCTTAAGTCCAATCCATGAAATTTTAATCGAAGAAAGTTTGCTTGGTTGGAAAGAATATGAAATGGAAGTTATCCGCGATAAAAACGATAATTGCATTATAGTTTGTTCTATAGAAAATGTTGATCCTATGGGCGTGCATACAGGTGATAGCATAACCATAGCACCCGCTTTAACTCTAACTGATAAAGAATACCAAGCTATGCGTAATGCTTCTTTTGCGATTTTGCGTGAAATAGGTGTGGATACTGGCGGTTCTAATGTGCAATTTGCGATTAATCCTGTTAATGGTAGAATGATAGTGATTGAAATGAATCCTAGGGTTTCAAGATCTTCAGCACTTGCTAGTAAAGCAACAGGCTATCCTATCGCTAAAGTTGCCACACTTTTGGCAGTGGGTTTTAGTTTAGATGAGATTAAAAATGATATCACAGGTACCCCTGCTTCTTTTGAGCCAGCTATTGATTATATAGTAACTAAAATTCCGCGTTTTACCTTTGAAAAATTTCCAAGCGCAAGCACTGAGCTTGGTACTGCTATGAAAAGCGTGGGTGAAGTTATGGCAATAGGACGCACTTTTAAAGAAAGTATGCAAAAGGCTTTATGCTCGCTTGAAAGAAATTTAAGTGGTTTTGATGTGATAAATTGTGATAAAAACACGCTTATAACAAAAATACGCCATGCTAATGAAAAACGCTTACTTTATATAGCACAAGCTTTTAGAGAAGGCTTTAGCACTCAAGAACTTTATGAGCTTTGTAAGATTGATACTTGGTTTTTAAATCAAATCAAAGAAATAGTTGATTTTGAAGAAAAAATTGATATGGATATTTTAAGCGATAAAAATTTACTTAGAAAAGCAAAAACTATGGGCTTTTCTGATAAAAAAATTGCCAGCTTGATTAATCAAAAAGACAATCTTGAACTCAGCCAAAATGATATTTATTATGCAAGGATTAAGCATAAAATTATCGCTCAATATAGCGAAGTTGATACTTGTGCGGGAGAATTTGAAGCATTAACGCCGTATTTATACTCAAGCATTAATGCTAGTGAATTAACCCAAATTAAAGAAAGCAAAGACAAAAAAGAAAAAAAAGTGATGATTATAGGCGGGGGGCCAAACCGCATAGGACAAGGTATAGAATTTGACTATGCTTGCGTGCATGCTTCTTTTGCGCTTAAAGATATGGGCGTAAAGACTATAATGTATAATTGCAATCCAGAAACCGTTTCTACTGATTATGATACAAGCGATGTGCTTTATTTTGAACCTATTGATTTTGAGCATTTAAGAGCAGTGATTGATAAAGAAAAACCTGATGGGGTGATAGTGCATTTTGGAGGCCAAACTCCGCTTAAATTTGCTAAACGCCTTAGTGTTTTTGGTGCAAAGATTATAGGCACAAATGCAAGGGTGATAGATTTAGCCGAGGATAGAAAGAAATTTGCTAAATTTGTTGAAGATCTAGGCATTAATCAGCCAAAAAATAGCACAGCAACGAGTGTTGAAGAAGCAGTTTTAAAGGCAAATGAGATTAATTATCCCGTGCTTGTTAGGCCAAGTTATGTTTTAGGTGGGCGTGCAATGCGTGTGGTGCATGATGAGAATGAACTTAGGCTTTATATGCAAGAAGCAGTAGATGTAAGCGATAAATCCCCAGTGCTTATAGATCAGTTTTTAGACAATGCAACCGAGCTTGATGTTGATGCAATTAGCGATGGTAAAGATGTGTATATTGGGGGTATAATGGAGCATATTGAAGAAGCAGGAATTCACTCAGGTGATAGTGCTTGTTCTTTGCCTACTATAAATATCAGTGAAAATATGCTTGAATTAATAGAGCAAAAAACTAAGGATATTGCTTTAAATTTAGGTGTTATAGGGCTTTTAAATATACAATTTGCTATACATGATAATAAACTTTATATGATAGAAGTAAATCCAAGAGCAAGTAGAACCGTACCTTTTGTGAGTAAAGCAACGGGTATTCCTTTGGCTAAGGTTGCAACGCGTGTGATGTGGCAAGGGAATTTACGCGAGAGCTTGAGTTTTTATGATAGCTTTAAAATGGTAGAAGAAAAAAACGGGATTTTAAGGGCTAAAAAGCCAAAGCATATTAGCGTAAAATCAGTGGTTTTTCCTTTTGCTAAGCTTAGTGGAAGCGATCTTGAGCTTGGGCCTGAGATGCGTTCAACGGGTGAAGTTATGGGAGTGAGTAAGGATTTTGCAAATTCATACGCAAAAAGCCAGCTTGCTTCGTCTAATTTTTTACCAGAAAGTGGCAATGTCTTTTTATCGTTAAGAGAACAAGATAAAAAATACGCAGTAGATTTAGCAAGTGAATATATCAAACTTGGCTTTAAAATCATAGCAACAAGTGGAACTTATAAGATTTTGCAAGAAGCAGGTTTAGAGTGTGAGTTTGTACATAAAATTTCAGAAGGGCGTCCAAATGTAGAGGATAAGCTTAAAAATTCACAAATTCAACTTGCTATAAATACTAGTGATGAGCATAGTTTTAAAGGCGATACGAAAAAAATAAGAGCTAATATCTTGCGTTTTAAAACACCTTATTTTACTAATTTAAGAGCAGCTTATGCAGGCGCTAAAGCCATTAAGGCTATACAAGATCAATCTTATCTTGAAGTAAAAAGCTTGCAAGAGTATTTAAAGGCATGA